CGTCGGGGACGACAAGATCTTCTCACCGTACTTGCTCTTGAAGTAGGCCAGAATCTCTTCTCTCCCCTTACCCAGGTCCATCTGGGCGCGAATCTCCTGGCGCAATGGTATAGCCGAGCCGCACTGCAGGTGATTGCAGGCGTGTACCGTCAATCCACAGCCGCACTGGCAGGTGAGTGATTCTTCGATGTCCTGGAATGAAGCCGGAGCCGCACCCAACACGCTCCGCACGCGTGGGACGAAGGCGCCGGCCAGCAATGCGACGGCGCACAACACGACGGCGAGTCCGAGGCGCCGCGGCAGATGTCTACCCATGGCCGCTGTGGCGCTCACTCCGTGGCCACGGCCTGGGGGCCGCGGCTGGGTGCGTAGGCGGGCGCCCGCGCGGGCGCCCGGCTCGGGACGATGGTTACAAGCGTTCCGAGAGCCAACACCACCCCACCCCACCACATCCAACCCACCAACGGATTGATGTACGCTTGAATCGTCGCCATTTTCGACGCTTCGTCGTAGCTGCCGAGGACGAGGTAGAGGTCTGCGCCGACCGTGGAGCGAATCGCGACCTCGGTCGTAGGCTGCTGGGGCTTCTTGTAAAACCGCTTCTCCGGCCGCAGCGTATCGATCTGACGACCATGGTCGAGGATCGCGACATCGGCGGTCAGGTACGCGATGTGTGGCGTCTCGTGCGACTTGACGCCGTCATAGCGGAGGGTGTACCGCCCCATCGGGAAGGTATCGCCCGGTTTGACGGTGATCTGCTTCTCCACTTTGAACGCCGAGGTTCCAGTGATGGCCAGGAATATCATGACCACGCCGAGGTGAATGATGTAGCCGCCGTAGCGGCGGCGATTCTTGCCGATGAGATGGAGCAGCGCGGTGAGCGAGTTCTCACCTACCATGGCCTGGCGGGCGCGAATACCGCGATGAAACTCCATGACGATGGTGGTCAGAACGAACGCACAGAGACAGAAGGAGATGATGGCGTAGTAGTGGCGCACGCCGCTGGCAAACAGGATGATGCCCACGAGCAGGCCGAGAGATACCGGCATCAGGAAATTCTTCTGCAGGTTCCGCGCCGAGGCCCGCCGCCACGCGATCACCGGACCGACGCCGGTGAGGAACAACAGCACCAGGCCCAGGGGGGCGTTGACCTTGTTGAAGAACGGCGGGCCCACGGTGATCTTGATGCCGCGCACGGCTTCGGAGATGACCGGGAACACCGTTCCCCAAAAGACGGCGAAGGCGATACCGACCAGAATCAGGTTGTTGAGCAGAAACGTGGATTCACGCGAGAGCACGGAATCGAGTTCGTTCTCGCTCTTCAGCTGCGGCAGACGCCAGATGAGCAGGCCGATGGAGACCACCAGCGTGGCGCCAAGGAATCCGATGAAGAATGGGCCCAAGCCGGACTGCGTGAAGGAGTGGACGGACGAGATCACCCCACTGCGGGTGAGGAAGGTGCCGAAAATCGTTAGGGCGAAGGTGAGGATGACCAACACCATGTTCCACACTTTCAGCATGTTCTTCTTTTCCTGGATCATGACCGAATGCAGAAACGCGGTGCACGTCAGCCACGGCAGGAAGGCCGCGTTCTCCACCGGGTCCCAGGCCCAGTAGCCACCCCAGCCGAGCACTAGATAGGCCCACTGGGCGCCGAACAGGTTGCCCATGCTGAGGAAGAACCACGCCAGCAGCGTCCAGCGCCGCGTCGTCCGGATCCATTGGTCGCCGAGCTTGCCGGTGACCAGCGCCCCCATCGCGAAGGCAAACGGGATGGCGCAGCCGACGTAGCCGATATAGAGCGACGGCGGATGGAT
This region of Candidatus Binatia bacterium genomic DNA includes:
- a CDS encoding cytochrome c-type biogenesis protein CcmH, which produces MGRHLPRRLGLAVVLCAVALLAGAFVPRVRSVLGAAPASFQDIEESLTCQCGCGLTVHACNHLQCGSAIPLRQEIRAQMDLGKGREEILAYFKSKYGEKILSSPTTSGFNILAWVTPFFMLAIGGLLVGLTILRWSARSHPAAPTGEAPEIPAPSPYDKILEKELKDFGE
- a CDS encoding heme lyase CcmF/NrfE family subunit, with the translated sequence MVDVGSLALVIGLVLALYAVGMSLAGAYWRKRDFIASAEHAALAVWGLVTIAVAALMHALVTHDFSLEYVAHYTSSTLPLQYVIAALWGGQAGSLLFWLFILTSMTAVVLLQNRERNRELMPYVTAVLMIVAIFFLAMLNFITPPFQRLAFTPAEGQDLNPLLQNYWMTIHPPSLYIGYVGCAIPFAFAMGALVTGKLGDQWIRTTRRWTLLAWFFLSMGNLFGAQWAYLVLGWGGYWAWDPVENAAFLPWLTCTAFLHSVMIQEKKNMLKVWNMVLVILTFALTIFGTFLTRSGVISSVHSFTQSGLGPFFIGFLGATLVVSIGLLIWRLPQLKSENELDSVLSRESTFLLNNLILVGIAFAVFWGTVFPVISEAVRGIKITVGPPFFNKVNAPLGLVLLFLTGVGPVIAWRRASARNLQKNFLMPVSLGLLVGIILFASGVRHYYAIISFCLCAFVLTTIVMEFHRGIRARQAMVGENSLTALLHLIGKNRRRYGGYIIHLGVVMIFLAITGTSAFKVEKQITVKPGDTFPMGRYTLRYDGVKSHETPHIAYLTADVAILDHGRQIDTLRPEKRFYKKPQQPTTEVAIRSTVGADLYLVLGSYDEASKMATIQAYINPLVGWMWWGGVVLALGTLVTIVPSRAPARAPAYAPSRGPQAVATE